tacatacattacattacttatcctgtactgatcctgagttacatcctgtattatactccagagctgcacccactattctgctggtggagtcactgtgtacatacattacattacttatcctgtactgatcctgagttacatcctgtattatactccagagctgcagtcactattctactggtgcagtcactgtgtacatacattacattacttatcctgtactgatcctgagttacatcctgtattatactccagagctgtactcactattctgctggtgcagtcactgtgtacatacattacttatcctgtattgatcctgagttacatcctgtattataccccagagctgcactcactattctgctggtgcagtcactgtgtacatacattacataatcctgtactgatcctgagttacatcctgtattatactccagagctgcactcactgtgaaaatatcctgtactgatcctgtactgtattatgcttcagagctgcgctcactattctgctggtgcagtcactgtgtacatacattacattacttatcctgtactgatcctgagttacatcctgcattatactccagagctgcactcgctgttctgctggtgcacagtcactgtgtacatacattacattacttttcctgtactgattctgagttacatcctgtattatactccagagctgcactcactgtgaacatacattacttatcctgtactgtattatgcttcagagctgcactcactattctgctggtggagtcactgtacatacattacattacttatcctgtactgatcctgagttacatcctgtattaaactccagagctgcactcactattctgctggtgaagtcactgtgtacatacattacattacttatcctgtactgatcctgagttacatcctgtattatactccagagctgcactcactgtgaacatacattacttatcctgtactgtattatgcttcagagctgcactcactattctgctggtggagtcactgtgtacatacattacttgtcctgtactgatctGGAATTACGGTATTATTACAAATGTGGGGAGGCAGTGCAGTTGACTATGTCCCCCATGACCCTTCATCGGGTGCACACACACAGACTATGGTAACATGTGATGTAACCTGcaggtattggggagcacattaTGTGGCATCATCATTACTGTGGCCCCCTATGTGCAATGTCAGAATCCCTGGGAGCATCACCTACACCTTGGGCACATGGGCCCTGTCACAACCAGGCACACGGATCACCTGCACGCTGCCGCTACTCACACTGATATACAACATGCTGGTGCTTTATGAACATATATGAGGGTCAGAGGTAGAGCGCCCCCCAGAGCACAGAGGTCCAGGCTGATGGTCGCTCAGGCTGCAGCACTGGGGGATCGCCCCTCTGTTCAGATACATGGCAGGAAGCATGGCGGCCTCGCAGCTGCTGAAGGAATGAAGCGTTACAGATAGTCATGGAGTCATTCTCACCTGGCTGGGCATCGCTGGAGGTGGAGGCCAAAAATAAGGATTGTTAAAGCGTGGCTCGGCCATCCTGTAAGAAGGAAAGTAGAGTTATGCTGCTGGCAGTGTGCGCACGGCATGTACATCATATGCATAAAGCCAAAACCAGAGTGGACACTAGCAGGGGGCTGGCCGGCAGTCCCATGTCAGTACAGCTCCATCACTACTTCAAGATCTCTGCTCCCTGTCAATGAATGGGAGCAATCCGTGTTGCTAGTCAGAGACTGACCTAATGCTTTGCtcgcagctgagggtttgctactgTTGCATCCCGTTTGGACAATCCTCTTAGCTGTAAACTGAAGATTTAAGAAACCTTAAACACATGGGAAGAGATTAAGTCAGCCTCTGAACGCAAACCATGTTTCCATTCACAGACAGCAAGTAGAGGAGATGGTGGCAGTGAATCCCCAACTCTATTCTAAAGTTGCAGGAGACTGTAATTGGCTTCTCTGCAGTTCCTGAGATTGGACACTAGATGGCGAGGGCAGCGTCTGTTTCTCCCAGTCTCATAGGAGTGCAGGGGCCACATGCAGGGGACTCTTTGGAGTCCAGGGCAGCAATTGGGGCGGCTCAATCTTAGTCATGAACTCTGGATCGGAGCTGCTAGGATGCATGCTTGTATACTCTGTTATCACCCGGTATATTCATAAAGCACCAGCATTTCACACACAGTCACATCGCATATGTGGAGAAGAGGTGTGGGGGACTCCCAAAATCAAGCACTAATAATCTACTTTCCCTGCCCCCCTCACATGGGCCTCTAGAGAACTCTCTGGGATAAAGCCCCCAGTTATGACTCCATAGAGATAAACAGAATACTCTCACCAGTCAATGATTGTGACAAACATTGACTGCTTGATGTGCCACCAGGATGGCAGCAGGCACAAAATTCAAGACTTTACCAGCCTACTAGGTGGGTCCAGGGTTAGGACCTGGTTACCTCTACGCTAATCTCCGGTCTGGTAACTAGTGCCCCCAGACTGACAACCAGACACCTATGATGTTTTTTTCAGACTTTCTCATGTGATTTTGGGGGATGGTGGTCACGGAGATAATTAAATATGATGAATCATCCGGCCAATCCAGATACTCgtgcaccaaaaagaaaatatGAGATCATTTATAATTAAGAAGAGAGGAGGAGCGGGAGTGGGACAGGACCAAGGACGAATGAGAGGGGGCCGAAAGGCAAGCAGGAGTGGGACAGGACCGAGAGGAAGCGATACAGGGCCAAGGACGGGCAAGAGTGGGTCGGGGCCGAGTGGGACAAGGCCAAGGAAGGGCGAGAGTGGGACGGGGCCAGAAGACGAGCAGGAGTGGGATGGGGCCGAGCAGGGGGCTAATGAGACGGGGCTGAGCGGGAGTGGGACAGGGAAGAAGATGAGCGGGAGGGAGACAGGGCTGATGACGGGCGGGAGCAGGACAGGCCAGAGGACAAGCAAGAGTGGGACGGGGCCAAGGGCAAGCGGGATGGGGAGGGTCGAGAGTGGGACAGGCGGGATTGGGATGGGGCTGAAGACGAGCGGGAGTGGGACGGGGGCGAGCGGGAGGGAGACAAAGTCGAGGACGAGCGGGAGTGGGACGGGGCCAAGGATGGGTGAGAGCAGGACGGGCCGAGCGTGAGTCGGAGTGGGCCGAGCGTAATTGGGATGGGGCTGAAGACGAGCAGGAGTGGGACGGGGGAGAGCGGGAGGGAGACAGAGTTGAGGAAGAGCGGGAGTGGGACAGGGCCGAGGATGGGAGAGGCGAGAGCAGGACGGGCTGACCGGGAGTCAGACTGGGCCGAGCAGTATTCGGATGGGGCTGAAGACGAGCGGGAGTGGGACACGGCAAGCGGGAGTGGGACGGGGGCCAAGCGGGAGTGGGACGGGGGCCAAGCGGGAGTGGGACGGGGGCCAAGCGGGAGTGGGACGGGGGCCAAGCGGGAGTGGGACAGGGCCGAGGTCGAGCGGGAGTGGGACAGGGCCGAGGGCGAGCGGGAGTGGGACAGGGCCGAGGGCGAGCGGGAGTGGGACAGGGCCGAGGGCGAGCGGGAGTGGGACAGGGCCGAGGGCGAGCGGGAGTGGGACAGGGCCGAGGGCGAGCGGGAGTGGGACAGGGCCGAGGGCGAGCGGGAGTGGGACAGGGCCGAGGGAGCGGGAGTGGGACAGGGCCGAGGGCGAGCGGGAGTGGGACAGGGCCGAGGGCGAGCGGGAGTGGGACAGGGCCGAGGGCGAGCGGGAGTGGGACAGGGCCGAGGGCGAGCGGGAGTGGGACAGGGCCGAGGGCGAGCGGGAGTGGGACAGGGCCGAGGGCGAGCGGGAGTGGGACAGGGCCTAGGGCGAGCGGGAGTGGGACACGGCAAGCCTCGGAAGATGGAAAAGGCAGGACAGTGCCAAGCAAAAGCGGGGGAACTGTGGACTGTGCAGAGCAAGAGTCAGGGGACCGGCAGGACAGAGCCGAGCAAGAGCCAGGGAAATGGCAGGACAGAGCACAGTAGGAGAGGAAAGAAAGGACGGGACAGAGCCAAGTAAGAGTGGTAGGAACCGCAAGACAGAGCAGAGTAAAAACGGGGAGGGAACGGCAGGAAAAAGCAGAGCGAAAGTGGGACAAAGCAGGGGTGGGACAGAGCAAAGCACGAACAGGGATGGGACAGAGAAAGATTAGGGGAGGGACAGAACCAAGTAAGAGCAAGGGTAACAGCGGGACAGAGTTGAGTAAAAGCAAGGGTGTGACAGGGCCAAGTAAGAGCAGGGTCAGAACAGAGCTGAGCGAGGGGAAAGGCGGAGGTGATGAGACAGAGCTGAGTACAAGTAGGAGGTGGCAAAATAGTGTCAGGTAAAGGTGAGGGTGGGATTCAGCCAATGATACAGCTAggaaacaacaaaggtgggatAGAGCCAAGGATAAGTGTGACTGGGATAGAGCCAAAAAAGAGGAACCTACAGACCCTGCGGTTAGGGAAGAACTGAGATACAGCGGAATCGGGCCATAGGCGAAAAAACTGCGGGATGGGCCAGTTGTGACAAAACGGCAGTGGCGGGCTAGAGGCGACAAAACAGCAGGGGAGGACCAGAGGCGACAAAACAGCAGGGGAGGACCAGAGGCGACAAAACAGCAGGGGAGGACCAGAGGCGACAAAACAGCAGGGGAGGACCAGAGGCGACAAAACAGCAGGGGAGGACCAGAGGCGACAAAACAGCAGGGAGGACCAGAGGCGACAAACAGCAGGGGAGGACCAGAGGCGACAAAACAGCAGGGGAGGACCAGAGGCGACAAACAGCAGGGGAGCACCAGAGGCGACAAAACAGCAGGGGGAGGACCAGAGGCGACAAAACAGCGGGGGAGGACCAGAGGCGACAAAACAGCAGGGGAGGACCAGAGGCGACAAACAGCAGGGGAGGACCAGAGGCGACAAAACAGCAGGGGAGGACCAGAGGCGACAAAACAGCAGGGGAGGACCAGAGGCGACAAAACAGCGGGGGAGGACCAGAGGCGACAAAACAGCGGGGGAGGACCAGAGGCGACAAAACAGCGGGGGAGGACCAGAGGCGACAAAACAGCAGGGGCCGTACAGACCACATAACATACATAACGCTCTACATAGGGCACTATAGACCAAACATCTCAAGCAGCATGCCAAGGACAACACATACCAGACAAACAGTGCTGTACCCAGGACGCTAGAGACCAGATatgcacagtgctgtacacaggACACTATAGATGGCACATACACATTTGTACACAGGACACCTCTCGATATGTGTCCACTACATGAGATCTGATCTTAAAGATTTATCTTCCTCTCACCACAATATTCTGTATCTATAGAGGGCACAGAAGGGTGCCCAGCCTCATGTATTGCCAGCCACTTCATATCGCTGCACCTCATCTCTTGTACTGCACCCCCTTATCTCCTGTGCTGTACCCCCATCCCCTGTGATGCAAGCCCCTTACATACTGTTTTTGCTCCAGTGCCACAACCCCCCCATATCGCCACACAGAACCCCCCTCCTGTTCTGCAAGCACCCCTCACACCGCCAGTGCTGCACCCTCTATATCCTGCACTGTGACCCCAATCTCCTCCGCTACACCACCCTTTCATCTCCTGTACTGCACCCCCTCTTTTCCTGCACAGGATCCATTCGAGGAGACCAGCAGGGAGGAGGTTAAACCCGCCATGAGGCTTTCTGAGGAATGCTATGAAAGGCTGTGTTTATTTTTAGTCAGATGAACATCTCAGCAGGTTCCAGGGTCAGTTCCTGCTCTGCTCCTGGCCTCACACAGAACAGGGGCACCAGAAACTCGAAGCTCCACCTCAGATCCTTCGGTCAGGCATCAAGAATGCTCAATTCTGAGATTTTTTGCCCCTAAAGCCCCTCGTTTCTGCAAATTCCTGACCTTACCTAAGTGACAAATGCTGACTGACAACCATAAATAGTTGCCAGTTATAGTGTCCAtatgggttgtcacccagctttttacAAATCCTGAGTGACAAAAATCAACAGTGTTATGTAGATATGTATCACCTGCTCTGCCTGTGTCAGTCTTTATTAGTTCTAGGATTAAATTCATGAAGGACGCTCAGGATGAACACAGCTATAGATCCTTGCCAAAAAGTATCAGCGAAGGGAATTGTTGGAAAAGTCCTGGATCCTCCTCCATGTTGGAATAGGCAATATTTCACAGTGAATTATTACCCCAAGGGACCCACTCCAGCCTTATGGCAGATAGTCTTACCATGAGACAACACAACTATCAAAAGGCCAGAAAGGTGAACACAGGACGTGGTCCATCATCTGACCACCAGGCTCTACCATCCACTGATATCAGCCAATAGTGCCCCACACAGGCAAGCACAACATAGGAGCACACTTGGTCATTCACACTCACTACCAAAAGGCCAGTGAACATCTCTGGTCCTGGGAACATTCCCAAAAATTGACCACAGAGGACCAAGACAGACACTGTGGATGACCGCAGAGGACCAAGACAATGTAGATGACCATAGAGGACCAGGCAGACACTGGAGATGACCATAGGTGACCAAGACAGACAATGTGGATGACCATATAGGATCAGGCAGACACTGGAGATGACCATAGGTGACCAAGACAGACAATGTGGATGACCATATAGAATCAGGCAGACACTGGAGATGACCATAGGTGACCAAGACTGACACTGTGGATGACCATATAGGATCAGGCAGACACTGGAGATGACCATAGGTGACCAAGACAATGTAGATGGCTATAGAGGATCAGGCAGACACTAGAGATGACCATAGGTGACCAAGACAGACACTGTGGATGACCATATCATATAGGATCAGGCAGACACTGGAAATGACCATAGGTGACCAAGACAATGTAGATGGCTATAGAGGATCAGGCAGACACTGAAGATTACCATAGGTGACCAAGACAGACACTGTGGATGACCATATCATATAGGATCAGGCAGACACTGGAAATGACCATAGGTGACCAAGACAATGTAGATGGCTATAGAGGATCAGGCAGACACTGGAGATTACCATAGGTGACCAAGACAGACACTGTGGATGACCATATCATATAGGATCAGGCAGACACTGGAAATGACCATAGGTGACCAAGACAATGTAGATGGCTATAGAGGATCAGGCAGACACTGGAGATTACCATAGGTGACCAAGACAGACACTGTGGATGACCATATAGGATCAGGCAGACAGTAGAGATGACCATAGGTGACCAAGACAGACACTGTGGATGACTGCAGAGGACCAAGATGACGTAGATGACCATAGAGGACCAGGCAGACACTGTGGGTGACCACAGAGGACCAAAAAACAGACTCTGCAGATGACCATGGAGGACCAAGAAAGACACTACAGATAACCATAGAGGACCAAGACAGATACGCATATGACCATAAAGGGACGAGAGAGATGCTGCAGATAAGCACAGAGGGATGAGACGGTACAGCTAAGTGTATCAGCATGAAGATGAATATAATAAAGAACATCAGCGTATATTACAGTGAGAATAATAGAGTGCAGTATAGTAAACTATGCTGAAGAATAATACAGTATAATGAAGTAGAGTACAAAATATTAGATAATAGTACCGTTATATTAGAGGGAAGTAGAGTATTTTACAACACAGTACAGGAGATTATATAGGAGTATACTAGAGTGCAGATGAGTTACAGATTACAGTAAAATATTGTAGAGGATATTGTAGTATATTAgcagtattcagtatattatagtgcagagGATTATACTAGAGTATATTCAAGTACAGTAGAGGATACTGAAGTATATTAGATTGCAGTGAACATCAGAATTTTAGAGCGCTAGAAACAGTAGAGAATATTAGAGTGCAATGGAGAATATTAAAGCCTAGCAGAATATAGGACCACAGTGAATCACTatattacagtatattacagCACAGCATGCTAAAGTGAGGTACAGTATAACAGAATGCAGTGGAGTACAGTAGACTATATTGGCATATAACAGAGTGCAGTACAGTATAACAGAGTACAGTAGATTATATTGGAGTATATTACAGTGCAGTGGAGTATAATAGAGTgtggtacagtataatataatgAAGTACAGTACCTTATACGAGTATATTAGAGTGCAGGAGAGTATAGAAGAGTGCAGGAGAGTGTATTAGCAAGCAGTAGAGTATAGAAGAGCGGAGGACAGTATAGATGGATCAGTACAGTATAGAAGAGCGCAGTACAGTATAGAAGAGCGCAGTACAGTATAGAAGAGCAGAGGGCAGTATAGAAGAGCAGAGGGCAGTATAGAAGAGCGCAGGAGATTA
The Bufo gargarizans isolate SCDJY-AF-19 chromosome 2, ASM1485885v1, whole genome shotgun sequence genome window above contains:
- the LOC122926332 gene encoding circumsporozoite protein-like, which produces MGLKTSRSGTGESGRETELRKSGSGTGPRMGEARAGRADRESDWAEQYSDGAEDEREWDTASGSGTGAKREWDGGQAGVGRGPSGSGTGAKREWDRAEVEREWDRAEGEREWDRAEGEREWDRAEGEREWDRAEGEREWDRAEGEREWDRAEGEREWDRAEGAGVGQGRGRAGVGQGRGRAGVGQGRGRAGVGQGRGRAGVGQGRGRAGVGQGRGRAGVGQGLGRAGVGHGKPRKMEKAGQCQAKAGELWTVQSKSQGTGRTEPSKSQGNGRTEHSRRGKKGRDRAK